In Ctenopharyngodon idella isolate HZGC_01 chromosome 1, HZGC01, whole genome shotgun sequence, a single genomic region encodes these proteins:
- the acsl1a gene encoding long-chain-fatty-acid--CoA ligase 1a isoform X2, translating to MQAQDLIRHLRVPELDDVRQYVRSLPTNTLMGMGAFAAITTYWLATRPKALKPPCDLEMQSVEVPGNEYARRSILLDSDTYMTYYYKDARTMYEFFLRGLRVSNNGPCLGSRKQSKPYKWLSYKEVADRAEFAGSALLHRGHSQSGDKYVGIFAQNRPEWTISELACYTYSLVAVPLYDTLGTEAISYIIDKASLSTVICDLADKAHLILDCVSGRKHSVTTIVIMENFDSELTAKAQQNGIEVMSLRELEAIGKANHKTPIPPKPEDLALICFTSGTTGNPKGAMLTHGNIVSNCSAFIKVTQVSLKLGLQDVLISFLPLAHMFERVVEGVLLVHGARIGYFQGDIRLLMDDLKTLKPTVFPVVPRLLNRMFDKIFGQANTPLKRWLLDFATSRKEAELRSGVVRKDSMWDKLIFSKVQASLGGRVRLMITGAAPVSPTVLTFLRAALGCQFYEGYGQTECTAGCTMSLPGDWSAGHVGTPLPCNFVKLLDVAEMSYFAANGEGEVCVKGANVFQGYLKDPERTLEAIDKDGWLHTGDIGKWLPNGTLKIVDRKKHIFKLAQGEYIAPEKIENIYIRSDPVAQVFVHGDSLQACLVGIVVPDPDFLPGWAKKRGIEGSYSEMCKRKELKNAILEDIIRLGKEAGLKSFEQVRDIALHMEMFSVQNGLLTPTLKAKRTELRSHFREQIDQLYAKIKM from the exons ATGCAGGCCCAGGATCTGATCCGTCACCTGCGGGTACCTGAGCTGGATGACGTGAGGCAGTATGTGCGCAGTTTACCCACCAACACCCTCATGGGCATGGGTGCATTCGCTGCCATCACCACATACTGGCTGGCCACCCGTCCCAAAGCCCTTAAACCACCCTGTGACCTCGAAATGCAGTCCGTGGAGGTACCG gGTAATGAATATGCTCGTCGGTCTATCCTACTGGACAGTGACACATACATGACATACTACTATAAAGACGCTCGGACAATGTATGAGTTTTTCTTACGAGGACTAAGAGTGTCAA ATAATGGTCCCTGTTTGGGTTCACGAAAACAGAGCAAACCATACAAATGGCTGTCGTATAAAGAG GTAGCAGACAGGGCAGAGTTTGCAGGTTCAGCATTACTCCACAGAGGTCACAGTCAATCAGGAGACAAATACGTTGGCATCTTTGCACAGAACAGGCCAGAG TGGACGATTTCAGAGCTGGCATGTTACACATATTCACTGGTGGCAGTGCCGCTGTATGACACACTGGGTACAGAGGCCATCAGCTACATCATTGACAAAG CCTCCCTCTCCACTGTGATCTGTGATCTCGCGGATAAGGCTCATCTGATCTTGGACTGCGTGTCTGGCCGGAAACACAGCGTCACAACCATAGTGATCATGGAAAACTTTGACAGTGAGCTGACTGCAAAAGCACAACAGAACGGCATTGAAGTTATGAGCCTCAGGGAGCTGGAG GCTATCGGCAAAGCCAACCACAAGACACCCATT cctCCTAAACCAGAGGACCTGGCACTGATTTGCTTCACAAGTGGAACAACAG GAAATCCAAAGGGAGCAATGCTCACACATGGAAACATTGTTTCCAATTGTTCCGCTTTCATTAAAGTTACacag gTGTCGCTGAAACTTGGTCTTCAAGATGTTCTCATTTCCTTCTTACCGCTAGCGCATATGTTTGAAAGAGTAGTTGAG GGTGTGCTTCTGGTCCACGGAGCCAGGATTGGATATTTTCAGGGTGATATCCGTCTGCTGATGGATGATTTGAAGACTCTTAAGCCTACTGTATTTCCTGTAGTGCCTAGACTACTCAACCGCATGTTTGATAAG aTCTTCGGACAGGCGAACACTCCTCTCAAGAGATGGCTGCTGGATTTTGCCACCAGCAGGAAAGAGGCGGAGCTAAGAAGTGGAGTTGTAAGGAAGGACAGCATGTGGGATAAATTAATCTTCAGCAAAGTGCAG GCCAGTCTGGGTGGGCGCGTGAGGCTTATGATCACAGGAGCTGCTCCCGTCTCTCCCACCGTCCTCACCTTCCTGAGAGCAGCGCTGGGCTGCCAG TTTTATGAGGGTTATGGGCAGACAGAGTGTACCGCAGGCTGTACAATGTCACTTCCTGGAGACTGGTCAGCAG GTCATGTGGGAACGCCGCTGCCCTGTAATTTCGTTAAGTTACTGGATGTGGCTGAAATGAGTTATTTTGCAGCAAATGGAGAGGGAGAG GTGTGTGTGAAAGGAGCAAATGTTTTTCAAGGTTACCTGAAGGACCCAGAGCGAACCTTAGAGGCCATAGATAAAGACGGCTGGCTGCACACTGGAGATATCGGCAAATGGCTACCG AATGGAACTCTGAAGATTGTAGACAGGAAGAAACACATCTTTAAGCTGGCTCAGGGTGAATATATTGCTCCAGAGAAGATTGAGAACATCTACATCCGCAGTGACCCTGTGGCCCAGGTCTTTGTACATGGAGACAGTCTACAG GCATGTTTAGTGGGTATTGTGGTTCCTGATCCAGACTTTCTGCCAGGATGGGCAAAGAAAAGAGGCATTGAGGGCTCCTATAGTGAAATGTGCAAACGCAAG GAACTGAAAAATGCCATCCTAGAGGATATCATTCGGCTAGGGAAAGAAGCCGGACTGAAGTCTTTTGAACAG GTGAGAGACATTGCCCTACACATGGAAATGTTCTCTGTTCAGAATGGACTCCTCACACCAACACTGAAAGCAAAGAGAACCGAGCTGAGAAGCCACTTCAGAGAGCAGATTGACCAGCTCTATGCCAAAATCAAAATGTGA
- the acsl1a gene encoding long-chain-fatty-acid--CoA ligase 1a isoform X1, translated as MQAQDLIRHLRVPELDDVRQYVRSLPTNTLMGMGAFAAITTYWLATRPKALKPPCDLEMQSVEVPGNEYARRSILLDSDTYMTYYYKDARTMYEFFLRGLRVSNNGPCLGSRKQSKPYKWLSYKEVADRAEFAGSALLHRGHSQSGDKYVGIFAQNRPEWTISELACYTYSLVAVPLYDTLGTEAISYIIDKASLSTVICDLADKAHLILDCVSGRKHSVTTIVIMENFDSELTAKAQQNGIEVMSLRELEAIGKANHKTPIPPKPEDLALICFTSGTTGNPKGAMLTHGNIVSNCSAFIKVTQVHCMLNQTDIHISYLPLAHMFERVVEGVLLVHGARIGYFQGDIRLLMDDLKTLKPTVFPVVPRLLNRMFDKIFGQANTPLKRWLLDFATSRKEAELRSGVVRKDSMWDKLIFSKVQASLGGRVRLMITGAAPVSPTVLTFLRAALGCQFYEGYGQTECTAGCTMSLPGDWSAGHVGTPLPCNFVKLLDVAEMSYFAANGEGEVCVKGANVFQGYLKDPERTLEAIDKDGWLHTGDIGKWLPNGTLKIVDRKKHIFKLAQGEYIAPEKIENIYIRSDPVAQVFVHGDSLQACLVGIVVPDPDFLPGWAKKRGIEGSYSEMCKRKELKNAILEDIIRLGKEAGLKSFEQVRDIALHMEMFSVQNGLLTPTLKAKRTELRSHFREQIDQLYAKIKM; from the exons ATGCAGGCCCAGGATCTGATCCGTCACCTGCGGGTACCTGAGCTGGATGACGTGAGGCAGTATGTGCGCAGTTTACCCACCAACACCCTCATGGGCATGGGTGCATTCGCTGCCATCACCACATACTGGCTGGCCACCCGTCCCAAAGCCCTTAAACCACCCTGTGACCTCGAAATGCAGTCCGTGGAGGTACCG gGTAATGAATATGCTCGTCGGTCTATCCTACTGGACAGTGACACATACATGACATACTACTATAAAGACGCTCGGACAATGTATGAGTTTTTCTTACGAGGACTAAGAGTGTCAA ATAATGGTCCCTGTTTGGGTTCACGAAAACAGAGCAAACCATACAAATGGCTGTCGTATAAAGAG GTAGCAGACAGGGCAGAGTTTGCAGGTTCAGCATTACTCCACAGAGGTCACAGTCAATCAGGAGACAAATACGTTGGCATCTTTGCACAGAACAGGCCAGAG TGGACGATTTCAGAGCTGGCATGTTACACATATTCACTGGTGGCAGTGCCGCTGTATGACACACTGGGTACAGAGGCCATCAGCTACATCATTGACAAAG CCTCCCTCTCCACTGTGATCTGTGATCTCGCGGATAAGGCTCATCTGATCTTGGACTGCGTGTCTGGCCGGAAACACAGCGTCACAACCATAGTGATCATGGAAAACTTTGACAGTGAGCTGACTGCAAAAGCACAACAGAACGGCATTGAAGTTATGAGCCTCAGGGAGCTGGAG GCTATCGGCAAAGCCAACCACAAGACACCCATT cctCCTAAACCAGAGGACCTGGCACTGATTTGCTTCACAAGTGGAACAACAG GAAATCCAAAGGGAGCAATGCTCACACATGGAAACATTGTTTCCAATTGTTCCGCTTTCATTAAAGTTACacag GTTCATTGCATGCTTAACCAGACAGACATTCACATTTCTTACCTTCCACTAGCACACATGTTTGAGAGAGTGGTTGAG GGTGTGCTTCTGGTCCACGGAGCCAGGATTGGATATTTTCAGGGTGATATCCGTCTGCTGATGGATGATTTGAAGACTCTTAAGCCTACTGTATTTCCTGTAGTGCCTAGACTACTCAACCGCATGTTTGATAAG aTCTTCGGACAGGCGAACACTCCTCTCAAGAGATGGCTGCTGGATTTTGCCACCAGCAGGAAAGAGGCGGAGCTAAGAAGTGGAGTTGTAAGGAAGGACAGCATGTGGGATAAATTAATCTTCAGCAAAGTGCAG GCCAGTCTGGGTGGGCGCGTGAGGCTTATGATCACAGGAGCTGCTCCCGTCTCTCCCACCGTCCTCACCTTCCTGAGAGCAGCGCTGGGCTGCCAG TTTTATGAGGGTTATGGGCAGACAGAGTGTACCGCAGGCTGTACAATGTCACTTCCTGGAGACTGGTCAGCAG GTCATGTGGGAACGCCGCTGCCCTGTAATTTCGTTAAGTTACTGGATGTGGCTGAAATGAGTTATTTTGCAGCAAATGGAGAGGGAGAG GTGTGTGTGAAAGGAGCAAATGTTTTTCAAGGTTACCTGAAGGACCCAGAGCGAACCTTAGAGGCCATAGATAAAGACGGCTGGCTGCACACTGGAGATATCGGCAAATGGCTACCG AATGGAACTCTGAAGATTGTAGACAGGAAGAAACACATCTTTAAGCTGGCTCAGGGTGAATATATTGCTCCAGAGAAGATTGAGAACATCTACATCCGCAGTGACCCTGTGGCCCAGGTCTTTGTACATGGAGACAGTCTACAG GCATGTTTAGTGGGTATTGTGGTTCCTGATCCAGACTTTCTGCCAGGATGGGCAAAGAAAAGAGGCATTGAGGGCTCCTATAGTGAAATGTGCAAACGCAAG GAACTGAAAAATGCCATCCTAGAGGATATCATTCGGCTAGGGAAAGAAGCCGGACTGAAGTCTTTTGAACAG GTGAGAGACATTGCCCTACACATGGAAATGTTCTCTGTTCAGAATGGACTCCTCACACCAACACTGAAAGCAAAGAGAACCGAGCTGAGAAGCCACTTCAGAGAGCAGATTGACCAGCTCTATGCCAAAATCAAAATGTGA